A single region of the Streptomyces sp. NBC_01803 genome encodes:
- a CDS encoding Acg family FMN-binding oxidoreductase, protein MERPEPDAATLEKIVSAAIAAPSIHNTQPWRFRGDARAGTVLLEAVPERRLTHTDPAGRALHLSAGAALFNLRVAAAHFGWHLALRLLPDPATPGLLAALQVTGTPGHGAAEPAQPPEHDLYDAVWHRHSSRFPYANRPLPQRVAAALTEAARYEGASLRLPDAEETQRLLRITADGEWRNAHDPERRAESRGWLRDTGSFGLPPTATGPQDVSGHLPVRDFTGAPQILPTEVFETNPTIAVLSTAHDRRADWLHAGEALEHALLVATAHSVRTSLLHQALEWPDLRAALRDPRHDPGPVQMLIRLGYGPAGEPTARRPVRQAFRASPRSTW, encoded by the coding sequence ATGGAACGCCCCGAGCCCGACGCCGCCACCCTGGAGAAGATCGTCTCCGCCGCCATCGCCGCCCCGTCCATCCACAACACCCAGCCCTGGCGCTTCCGCGGCGACGCCCGCGCCGGGACGGTTCTCCTCGAAGCCGTCCCCGAACGGCGCCTGACCCACACCGACCCCGCCGGGCGCGCCCTGCACCTGTCCGCCGGCGCCGCGCTGTTCAACCTGCGCGTCGCCGCAGCCCACTTCGGCTGGCACCTGGCCCTGCGGCTTCTCCCCGACCCGGCGACCCCGGGGCTGCTCGCCGCCCTCCAGGTGACCGGAACGCCCGGCCACGGCGCGGCGGAACCGGCCCAGCCACCGGAGCACGACCTGTACGACGCCGTGTGGCACCGGCACAGCAGCCGCTTCCCCTACGCCAATCGCCCCTTGCCGCAGCGCGTCGCCGCCGCCCTCACGGAGGCGGCCCGGTACGAGGGCGCCTCGCTGCGTCTGCCCGACGCCGAGGAGACCCAGCGGCTGCTGCGCATCACGGCGGACGGCGAGTGGCGCAACGCGCACGACCCCGAGCGGCGCGCGGAGAGCCGCGGCTGGCTCCGCGACACCGGCTCGTTCGGACTGCCTCCTACGGCCACCGGTCCGCAGGACGTCTCCGGGCACCTCCCCGTGCGGGACTTCACCGGGGCGCCGCAGATCCTGCCCACCGAGGTCTTCGAGACCAACCCGACCATCGCCGTCCTGTCCACCGCCCACGACCGCCGCGCCGACTGGCTCCACGCCGGCGAGGCCCTCGAACACGCCCTGCTCGTGGCGACGGCGCACTCGGTCCGCACCTCGCTGCTTCACCAGGCCCTCGAATGGCCCGACCTGCGCGCCGCCCTGCGCGATCCCCGCCACGACCCGGGCCCGGTCCAGATGCTGATCCGCCTCGGTTACGGCCCCGCGGGCGAGCCCACCGCCCGTCGACCCGTGCGGCAGGCGTTCCGCGCGTCCCCCCGCTCCACCTGGTAG
- a CDS encoding SHOCT domain-containing protein, whose protein sequence is MMFWYNHDVSGWGWFAMTTSMILFWALIITGAILLFRALSRPHEHPHSPAAPTPEQILGDRFARGEIDEEEYRRRLNALHGGPLTKP, encoded by the coding sequence ATGATGTTCTGGTACAACCACGACGTCAGCGGATGGGGCTGGTTCGCGATGACAACCAGCATGATCCTTTTCTGGGCACTGATCATCACCGGCGCCATTCTGCTCTTCCGCGCCCTCAGCCGTCCGCACGAGCACCCCCACTCCCCCGCCGCGCCCACACCCGAGCAGATCCTCGGTGACCGATTCGCCCGCGGGGAGATCGACGAGGAGGAGTACCGGCGCCGTCTGAACGCACTGCACGGCGGTCCCCTCACCAAGCCCTGA